From Streptosporangium album, the proteins below share one genomic window:
- a CDS encoding histone-like nucleoid-structuring protein Lsr2 — protein MAKQIQEILIDDLDGGEANETVAFAIDGTSYEIDLSDVNAKKLRDSLSPFVQSARRSGALAPRRRRAGGTRALTREKSADIRAWAKSHGLNVSERGRIASKIVEQYEAAH, from the coding sequence ATGGCCAAGCAGATCCAGGAGATTCTCATCGACGACCTCGATGGGGGCGAGGCCAATGAGACTGTCGCCTTCGCGATTGACGGCACCAGCTATGAGATTGATCTGAGTGACGTAAACGCGAAGAAGCTCCGCGACTCCCTGTCGCCTTTCGTGCAGAGCGCCCGTCGTTCCGGCGCGCTGGCCCCTCGTCGTCGCCGTGCAGGTGGCACCCGGGCGCTGACGCGAGAGAAGAGCGCCGACATCCGGGCATGGGCGAAGTCGCACGGCCTCAATGTCAGCGAGCGCGGTCGAATCGCCTCCAAGATCGTCGAGCAGTACGAAGCGGCTCACTAG
- a CDS encoding RDD family protein → MSIGQPPYQDDPDRDRTPSGQPEYGQHSGGRDHDEHDPDVTIVGYRAEASQPHTGPGQAQPGYGQQQYGQQPGYGQQPGYGQQQPYGQQPAQEQSPYGQQPAQPGYGQQQPGTGPYGQPGYGQQSPYGQPAQEQSYGQQQPYGQQPAQEQSPYGQQPAQPGYGQQSGYGQQQQYGQQPGTGPYGQQPAQPGYGQQSGYGQQQQYGQQPGTGPYGQPGYGQQPPQPGYGQQPGYGQQQGYGQGYAPQGAMPPGVPAPLAEWWQRLVARLIDSLIVGIPANIVGYLAALPFKPTFNSETFAIEGSVAMYGLVSSLIVGLALIGYEIFMLMRNGTTLGKQIMGIRVVPVGGRLTGGLDIGGAVKRALVLFGFYVIYAFSGLLGFIAMLLTSLLGIFVLVDVLWPLWDKPLQQALHDKAAKTAVVKTK, encoded by the coding sequence GTGAGCATCGGACAGCCGCCGTACCAGGATGATCCCGACCGCGATCGCACACCGTCGGGACAGCCGGAGTACGGGCAGCACAGTGGGGGCCGAGACCATGACGAACACGACCCCGATGTAACGATTGTGGGATACCGAGCGGAGGCGTCACAGCCGCACACCGGTCCGGGACAGGCCCAGCCGGGGTACGGGCAGCAGCAGTACGGCCAGCAGCCGGGGTACGGACAGCAGCCGGGGTACGGCCAGCAGCAGCCGTACGGCCAGCAGCCGGCTCAGGAGCAGTCCCCCTACGGCCAGCAGCCCGCCCAGCCGGGCTACGGCCAGCAGCAGCCTGGGACGGGCCCCTACGGCCAGCCGGGCTACGGCCAGCAGTCTCCCTACGGGCAGCCCGCCCAGGAGCAGTCCTATGGCCAGCAGCAGCCGTACGGCCAGCAGCCGGCTCAGGAGCAGTCCCCCTACGGCCAGCAGCCCGCCCAGCCGGGTTACGGCCAGCAGTCGGGCTACGGACAGCAGCAGCAGTACGGCCAGCAGCCGGGTACGGGTCCCTACGGCCAGCAGCCCGCCCAGCCGGGTTACGGCCAGCAGTCGGGCTACGGCCAGCAGCAGCAGTACGGCCAGCAGCCGGGTACGGGTCCCTACGGCCAGCCGGGCTACGGCCAGCAGCCCCCCCAGCCGGGTTACGGCCAGCAGCCGGGCTACGGCCAGCAGCAGGGCTACGGCCAGGGCTACGCGCCTCAGGGTGCGATGCCCCCCGGCGTCCCCGCCCCCCTCGCGGAGTGGTGGCAGCGCCTGGTGGCCCGCCTCATCGACTCACTGATCGTGGGCATCCCCGCCAACATCGTGGGCTATCTGGCCGCGCTGCCGTTCAAGCCGACGTTCAACAGCGAGACCTTCGCCATCGAGGGCAGCGTCGCCATGTACGGGCTGGTGTCCTCGCTCATCGTCGGGCTGGCGCTCATCGGCTACGAGATCTTCATGCTGATGCGCAACGGCACCACCCTCGGCAAGCAGATCATGGGCATCAGGGTCGTCCCGGTGGGAGGCCGGCTCACCGGCGGCCTGGACATCGGGGGCGCCGTCAAGCGGGCCCTCGTGCTGTTCGGCTTCTACGTCATCTACGCGTTCAGCGGCCTGCTGGGATTCATCGCCATGCTGCTGACCTCCCTGCTCGGGATTTTCGTGCTGGTGGATGTGCTGTGGCCGCTGTGGGACAAGCCCCTGCAGCAGGCTCTGCACGACAAGGCGGCCAAGACGGCCGTGGTCAAGACCAAGTAG
- a CDS encoding amino-acid N-acetyltransferase, with amino-acid sequence MEQVAEHSPTQAVHGTGKAGQEAGPGGGSADPERDHREAEADEATVRVRRARTRDVRVIRRLVDTYGGAGRRLLEKATVTLYEDVQEFWVAEQTGAVVGCGALHVLWEDLAEIRTVAVDPGCRGLGIGNRIVSELIRTAGELGLRRVFCLTFEVGFFARHGFREIQGTPVSPEVYAELLASYDEGVAEFLDLEHVKPNTLGNTRMLLHLTEDQR; translated from the coding sequence ATGGAGCAGGTTGCGGAGCACTCCCCTACGCAGGCCGTACACGGCACCGGGAAAGCAGGTCAGGAGGCCGGGCCCGGGGGCGGAAGTGCAGACCCCGAGCGGGACCACCGGGAGGCCGAGGCCGACGAGGCCACGGTCCGGGTGCGGCGCGCCCGCACCCGGGACGTGCGTGTCATCCGGCGGCTCGTCGACACCTACGGGGGCGCCGGCCGCCGCCTCCTGGAGAAGGCCACGGTCACCCTGTACGAGGACGTCCAGGAGTTCTGGGTCGCCGAGCAGACGGGTGCCGTGGTGGGCTGCGGGGCGCTCCACGTGCTCTGGGAGGACCTCGCGGAGATCCGCACCGTCGCCGTCGACCCCGGCTGCCGGGGGCTGGGCATCGGCAACCGGATCGTCTCGGAACTCATCCGCACCGCCGGCGAGCTCGGGCTGCGCAGGGTCTTCTGCCTCACCTTCGAGGTCGGATTCTTCGCCCGGCACGGATTCCGGGAGATCCAGGGCACACCCGTCTCCCCGGAGGTCTACGCCGAGCTTCTCGCCTCCTATGACGAGGGTGTCGCGGAGTTTCTCGACCTGGAGCATGTCAAGCCGAACACCCTGGGAAACACCCGGATGCTGCTCCACCTGACCGAGGACCAGCGCTGA
- a CDS encoding C40 family peptidase: MKRTRNPEGKREGRHARREHVSRGLTCRMAVIGLAFASLTLGTPLVAATADPQPNLKELAKQAEKLHTEIETLSEQYNGGRVKLKQAQRAAETAKKTLAGSESELASRRTKATLLAQRSYMSGGLGSALAFTQSNDPDAFLDRATTSYALQQQQSEEVAQVAQAIKNAERAQASAKARTAEVKGLLEEIGTKRTKIERLVAKVESNLFSEVRSRAKTTIGSRVRISVPIVGSGKAAEAARWALTQQLKPYVWGAEGPGSFDCSGLVMWAYQKVGISLPHYTGDQWTAGTHVSRDQLRPGDLVFFYSDLHHVGIYIGAGMMVHAPQTGDVIHIASIDNRPFAGGVRIAD; encoded by the coding sequence GTGAAGCGCACGCGCAACCCTGAGGGAAAGCGCGAGGGTAGACATGCCCGCCGGGAACACGTCTCACGTGGACTCACCTGCCGGATGGCGGTCATCGGGCTGGCCTTCGCCTCCCTGACCCTCGGCACCCCTCTGGTCGCGGCCACCGCCGACCCGCAGCCCAACCTGAAGGAACTCGCCAAGCAGGCCGAGAAGCTGCACACCGAGATCGAGACGCTGAGCGAGCAGTACAACGGCGGGCGCGTCAAGCTCAAGCAGGCCCAGCGCGCCGCGGAGACGGCCAAGAAGACCCTCGCCGGCAGCGAGTCCGAGCTCGCCTCCCGCCGCACCAAGGCCACCCTCCTGGCGCAGCGCTCCTACATGTCGGGCGGGCTGGGCTCGGCTCTCGCCTTCACCCAGTCGAACGATCCCGACGCCTTCCTCGACCGGGCCACCACGAGCTACGCCCTCCAGCAGCAACAGAGCGAGGAGGTCGCCCAGGTCGCCCAGGCGATCAAGAACGCTGAGCGGGCCCAGGCCAGCGCCAAGGCCCGGACCGCCGAGGTGAAGGGACTCCTCGAGGAGATCGGCACCAAGCGCACCAAGATCGAACGTCTGGTCGCCAAGGTCGAGAGCAACCTGTTCAGCGAGGTGCGCAGCCGGGCCAAGACCACCATAGGCAGCAGGGTGCGGATCAGCGTGCCGATCGTCGGCAGCGGCAAGGCCGCCGAGGCCGCCCGCTGGGCGCTCACCCAGCAGCTCAAGCCGTACGTCTGGGGCGCCGAGGGGCCCGGCTCCTTCGACTGCTCCGGCCTGGTCATGTGGGCCTACCAGAAGGTCGGCATCAGCCTGCCTCACTACACCGGTGACCAGTGGACCGCGGGCACCCACGTGTCCAGAGACCAGCTGCGCCCCGGCGATCTGGTCTTCTTCTACAGCGACCTGCACCACGTCGGGATCTACATCGGCGCGGGCATGATGGTCCACGCCCCGCAGACCGGTGACGTCATCCACATCGCCTCGATCGACAACCGCCCCTTCGCCGGCGGCGTGCGGATCGCGGACTGA
- a CDS encoding LuxR C-terminal-related transcriptional regulator produces the protein MAYPEVDSRRDDRLLGAGEIGLSDEDLVLLAELAKGVTVDRVGRRLDISGRTVRRRLRGICDRIGVATAIEAVAWAARRRLI, from the coding sequence ATGGCATATCCGGAAGTGGATTCCCGTCGCGACGACAGACTCCTGGGCGCGGGCGAGATCGGTCTCAGTGACGAAGATCTCGTGCTCCTGGCAGAACTTGCCAAGGGCGTCACCGTGGACCGGGTGGGGCGTCGTCTCGACATCAGTGGCCGGACCGTCCGGCGCAGGCTCCGCGGGATCTGCGACCGCATCGGCGTGGCCACGGCGATCGAGGCCGTGGCCTGGGCCGCTCGCCGCCGACTGATCTAG
- a CDS encoding TetR/AcrR family transcriptional regulator, giving the protein MPLRLSRSEAKARTRKRLLSAAAEVFAEQGFAGASVDEIAFRAGHTVGALYSHFAGKNELFLTLFDERVSHPLDHVGEIASQWEGDETTFAAFGAYLAGVADHHTVRSTLEMEFLRYALTRPELLDRLAARWWAPRAAVARLVAPHCGGHDPALVATAIIGLFEGLVMQRRVDRAAVPPQLFTESLRWLMAGLARTPVRPADPLPEPR; this is encoded by the coding sequence GTGCCTTTGCGGTTAAGCCGGAGCGAAGCCAAGGCACGCACCCGCAAGCGTCTGTTGTCCGCAGCGGCCGAAGTCTTCGCAGAACAAGGTTTCGCCGGCGCCTCCGTCGACGAGATCGCCTTCAGGGCCGGCCACACGGTCGGTGCCCTCTACTCCCATTTCGCCGGAAAGAACGAGCTCTTCCTCACGCTCTTTGACGAGCGGGTCTCCCACCCCCTTGACCACGTCGGGGAAATCGCCTCCCAATGGGAGGGAGACGAGACCACCTTTGCGGCATTTGGGGCATATCTGGCTGGAGTGGCTGATCATCACACGGTACGGAGCACGCTGGAAATGGAGTTTCTGCGCTATGCGCTGACCCGGCCGGAATTACTCGACCGTCTGGCCGCCCGCTGGTGGGCTCCCCGTGCGGCGGTCGCCCGCCTGGTGGCCCCGCACTGCGGGGGACACGATCCCGCCCTCGTGGCGACCGCGATCATCGGACTCTTCGAGGGGCTCGTCATGCAGCGCCGCGTCGACCGCGCCGCAGTGCCGCCCCAGCTGTTCACCGAGTCACTGCGCTGGCTGATGGCAGGGCTCGCCCGCACTCCCGTGAGACCGGCGGACCCGTTGCCGGAACCGCGCTGA
- the lysX gene encoding bifunctional lysylphosphatidylglycerol synthetase/lysine--tRNA ligase LysX — translation MTDEVTNPAEDLPEQMRVRREKLDRLRSEGVDPYPVNFPRTATNAEIREKYADLPVDTATGDKVGVTGRVMLSRTGGKLCFATIRDGSADLQVMISLDKVGEDSLAAWKRDVDLGDHVGIEGEVITSRRGELSILADRWAITSKCLRPLPEKHAGLTDPEARVRQRYLDLIVNDEARKMAYTRSAVVRAMRDFWHGEGYLEVETPMLQPIHGGATARPFKTHINAYSMELYLRIAIELYLKRLVVGGIEKVFEINRNFRNEGADATHNPEFTMLEAYGTYLDYNDMADLTQRMIQSAVVAALGHSVVTHEGQEIDLGLPEWPRITLYGAVSEALGQEITTETPLEQVRKHADTHDIHWDPKWGQGKLVQEIFEELVEHTLIQPTFVMDYPLETSPLTRQHRDNPLLTEKWDLIGFGTELGTAYSELVDPVEQRRRLTEQSLLAAGGDPEAMQLDEDFLTALEYAMPPTGGMGLGVDRLVMAFTGRNIRETILFPLVKPAG, via the coding sequence GTGACCGATGAAGTGACGAACCCAGCCGAGGATCTGCCCGAGCAGATGCGCGTGCGCCGGGAGAAGCTCGACCGCCTCCGCTCCGAAGGCGTCGACCCCTACCCGGTGAATTTTCCGCGCACCGCGACCAACGCCGAGATCCGTGAAAAATATGCCGATCTCCCCGTAGACACCGCGACCGGCGACAAAGTGGGCGTTACTGGGCGGGTCATGCTCTCCCGGACCGGGGGCAAACTCTGCTTCGCCACCATCCGTGACGGCTCCGCCGACCTCCAGGTCATGATCTCGCTGGACAAGGTGGGGGAAGACTCCCTGGCCGCCTGGAAGCGCGACGTCGACCTCGGTGACCACGTCGGCATCGAGGGCGAGGTCATCACCTCCCGCCGTGGTGAGCTGTCCATCCTCGCCGACCGCTGGGCGATCACTTCAAAGTGCCTGCGCCCGCTGCCGGAGAAGCACGCCGGGCTCACCGACCCCGAGGCGCGGGTCCGCCAGCGTTACCTGGACCTCATCGTCAACGACGAGGCGCGGAAGATGGCCTACACCCGTAGCGCCGTCGTGCGGGCGATGCGTGACTTCTGGCACGGCGAGGGCTACCTCGAGGTCGAGACGCCGATGCTCCAGCCGATCCACGGCGGTGCGACGGCCCGGCCGTTCAAGACCCACATCAACGCCTACAGCATGGAGCTCTACCTCCGCATCGCGATCGAGCTCTACCTCAAGCGGCTCGTGGTGGGCGGGATCGAGAAGGTCTTCGAGATCAACCGCAACTTCCGCAACGAGGGCGCGGACGCCACCCACAACCCCGAGTTCACCATGCTCGAGGCCTACGGGACGTATCTCGACTACAACGACATGGCCGACCTGACCCAGCGGATGATCCAGAGCGCGGTCGTGGCCGCCCTCGGCCACTCCGTGGTGACCCACGAGGGTCAGGAGATCGACCTGGGCCTGCCCGAGTGGCCGAGGATCACCCTCTACGGAGCGGTGTCGGAGGCCCTGGGGCAGGAGATCACCACCGAGACGCCGCTGGAGCAGGTCCGCAAGCACGCGGACACGCACGACATCCACTGGGACCCGAAGTGGGGCCAGGGCAAGCTCGTTCAGGAGATCTTCGAGGAACTCGTCGAGCACACCCTCATCCAGCCCACGTTCGTCATGGACTACCCGCTGGAGACCTCCCCGCTGACCCGCCAGCACCGCGACAATCCGCTCCTCACCGAGAAGTGGGACCTGATCGGGTTCGGCACCGAACTCGGCACCGCCTACTCGGAGCTGGTCGACCCGGTCGAGCAGCGCCGCCGCCTCACCGAGCAGTCCCTGCTCGCCGCCGGGGGCGACCCCGAGGCCATGCAGCTTGACGAGGACTTCCTCACCGCCCTGGAATATGCCATGCCGCCCACCGGTGGCATGGGGCTCGGTGTGGACCGTCTCGTCATGGCCTTCACCGGCAGAAACATCCGCGAAACGATCCTGTTCCCCCTGGTCAAGCCAGCAGGCTGA
- a CDS encoding type III pantothenate kinase: MLLAIDVGNTHTVLGLFEGDEVIEHWRIATDARRTADEIAVVLQGLLGQSPLLKGTDVDGIVLCSTVPSVLNEMREMCRRYYGDVTAVIVEPGIRTGVPVRMDNPKEVGSDRIVNALAAIQLYGGPCVIVDFGTATSFDAVSAKGEYVGAVTAPGIEISVDALAAAGAQLHKVELIRPRSVIAKNTVEALQAGIIYGFAGQVDGIVERMAAELADDPDDVTVVATGSAAPLVVSEARSIDMHEPWLTLIGLRLIYHRNTA, encoded by the coding sequence ATGCTGCTTGCCATCGACGTCGGTAACACGCACACCGTTCTCGGCCTGTTCGAGGGCGATGAGGTCATCGAGCACTGGCGGATCGCCACCGACGCCCGGCGTACGGCAGACGAGATCGCCGTCGTGCTGCAGGGGCTGCTCGGGCAGTCGCCCCTGCTCAAGGGGACCGACGTCGATGGCATCGTGCTCTGCTCCACGGTGCCGTCGGTGCTCAACGAGATGCGCGAGATGTGCCGCCGCTATTACGGCGACGTCACCGCGGTGATCGTCGAGCCCGGCATCCGCACCGGGGTGCCGGTCAGGATGGACAACCCGAAGGAGGTCGGCAGCGACCGGATCGTCAACGCGCTGGCGGCCATCCAGCTGTACGGCGGGCCGTGCGTCATCGTCGACTTCGGCACCGCGACCTCCTTCGACGCGGTCTCCGCCAAGGGGGAGTACGTCGGCGCGGTGACCGCTCCCGGCATCGAGATCTCGGTGGACGCGCTGGCCGCGGCCGGGGCGCAGCTGCACAAGGTGGAGCTGATCCGGCCGCGTTCGGTGATCGCCAAGAACACGGTCGAGGCGCTCCAGGCGGGCATCATCTACGGGTTCGCCGGTCAGGTGGACGGGATCGTCGAGCGCATGGCGGCCGAGCTGGCCGACGACCCGGACGACGTCACCGTCGTCGCCACCGGCAGCGCGGCACCGCTGGTGGTCAGCGAGGCGCGCTCGATCGACATGCACGAGCCGTGGCTCACGCTGATCGGGCTCCGGCTGATCTATCACCGCAACACCGCCTAG
- a CDS encoding L-aspartate oxidase, translated as MAIPAIPQRLTAPAPGWTVEADVVVVGSGIAGLTLALRYADLDPGAKVLVVTKDVLSSGSTRWAQGGIAAVLDPRDTPAEHLSDTLVAGVGLCDSEAVRVLVTEGPAALRGLIATGARFDTDDSGELQLTREGGHRRNRIVHAGGDATGAEVQRALVQAVQESAIEVVEHALVLDLLKDAGGRTAGVTLHVMGEGERDGVGAVRARAVVLATGGMGQVYAATTNPVVSTGDGVALALRAGAVVRDLEFVQFHPTVLWLGEDATGQQPLISEAVRGEGAVLIDAEGTRFMAGVHELADLAPRDVVAKAIMRRMRETGADHMYLDARHFGEEKWRTRFPTIHAVCLEHGIDPVTQPVPVAPAAHYASGGVRADLHGRTSVPGLYACGEVACTGVHGANRLASNSLLEGLVFAGRIAEDIHARRHADSPGTAPGEPVADDRPAGLVDPRARSRIQGHMSRGASVLRSQESLTEVARALVSTRWTPVAVEPRTESWEATNLLTVASALVAAARNREETRGSHWREDFPERNDAWWLGHLDVTLTAEGMTMTYVPHGQRETVLPAQVETDLIEAGLDPAAVTALFKAAADEDLQAAGDVTSLATIPAEQADTADVVARADGVVCGLAVAEGVFSYLSGGRLVVERRVKDGERVTRGDVLMTVTGPTRDLLTAERTALNLLTHLSGVATLTGRWVRAVRGTGARIRDSRKTLPGLRALEKYAVRCGGGVNHRMSLSDAALIKDNHVVAAGGVAEAFRAVRDAYPGLPIEVEVDRIDQIEPVLAEGAEEILLDNFTVDELALAVRLVDGRARLESSGGLTLEMAHEVAETGVDYLAVGALTHSAPALDIALDLRGN; from the coding sequence ATGGCGATCCCTGCCATTCCCCAGAGGTTGACCGCGCCCGCCCCGGGTTGGACGGTCGAGGCGGATGTGGTCGTGGTGGGTTCCGGCATCGCGGGGCTGACCCTGGCGCTGCGGTATGCCGATCTCGACCCCGGCGCGAAGGTCCTGGTCGTCACCAAGGATGTGCTGTCGTCGGGGTCCACGCGCTGGGCGCAGGGCGGGATCGCCGCCGTGCTCGACCCGCGGGACACCCCCGCCGAGCACCTGTCCGACACCCTCGTCGCGGGCGTCGGGCTCTGCGACTCGGAAGCCGTCCGGGTGCTGGTGACCGAGGGCCCCGCCGCGCTGCGCGGGCTGATCGCCACGGGCGCCCGGTTCGACACCGACGACTCGGGCGAGCTCCAGCTCACCCGGGAGGGCGGCCACCGGCGCAACCGCATCGTGCACGCGGGCGGCGACGCCACCGGGGCGGAGGTGCAGCGGGCGCTCGTCCAGGCCGTCCAGGAGTCGGCGATCGAGGTGGTCGAGCACGCGCTCGTGCTCGACCTCCTCAAGGACGCCGGCGGCCGGACCGCGGGAGTCACCCTGCACGTCATGGGCGAGGGCGAACGCGACGGCGTGGGCGCGGTCAGGGCCCGAGCCGTGGTGCTGGCCACCGGCGGCATGGGTCAGGTCTATGCCGCCACCACCAACCCCGTCGTCTCCACCGGCGACGGGGTGGCACTGGCGCTACGGGCCGGCGCCGTCGTCAGGGACCTGGAGTTCGTCCAGTTCCATCCGACCGTGCTCTGGCTGGGCGAGGACGCGACCGGCCAGCAGCCGCTGATCTCCGAGGCGGTCAGGGGCGAGGGTGCGGTGCTGATCGACGCCGAGGGCACCCGCTTCATGGCGGGCGTCCACGAGCTCGCCGACCTCGCGCCCCGCGACGTCGTGGCCAAGGCGATCATGCGGCGGATGCGCGAGACCGGCGCCGACCACATGTATCTCGACGCCCGCCACTTCGGCGAGGAGAAGTGGCGCACCCGCTTCCCGACCATTCACGCGGTCTGCCTGGAACACGGCATCGACCCGGTGACCCAGCCCGTCCCGGTCGCCCCGGCCGCCCACTACGCCAGCGGCGGCGTCCGCGCCGACCTGCACGGCCGTACCAGCGTGCCGGGGCTGTACGCCTGCGGGGAGGTGGCCTGCACCGGCGTGCACGGCGCCAACCGGCTGGCCTCCAACTCGCTGCTCGAAGGACTGGTCTTCGCCGGGCGGATCGCCGAGGACATCCACGCGCGGCGGCACGCCGACTCCCCTGGTACGGCCCCCGGTGAGCCGGTGGCCGACGACCGGCCCGCGGGCCTGGTCGACCCGAGAGCCAGGTCCAGGATTCAGGGGCACATGAGCCGGGGCGCGAGCGTGCTGCGCAGCCAGGAGTCCCTGACCGAGGTGGCCCGCGCCCTGGTGAGCACCCGGTGGACCCCGGTGGCGGTGGAACCGCGCACCGAGTCGTGGGAGGCCACCAACCTGCTGACGGTCGCCTCGGCACTGGTGGCGGCCGCCCGTAATCGCGAGGAGACCCGCGGGTCGCACTGGCGTGAGGACTTTCCCGAACGGAACGATGCCTGGTGGCTGGGCCACCTCGACGTGACTCTGACAGCGGAGGGAATGACCATGACATACGTGCCGCACGGGCAGCGCGAGACGGTGCTGCCGGCACAGGTGGAGACGGACCTTATCGAGGCGGGCCTGGACCCGGCCGCGGTGACGGCGCTCTTCAAGGCCGCCGCCGACGAGGACCTCCAGGCCGCGGGTGACGTCACCAGCCTCGCCACCATCCCGGCGGAGCAGGCCGACACCGCCGACGTGGTGGCCCGCGCGGACGGGGTGGTCTGCGGGCTGGCCGTCGCCGAGGGCGTGTTCTCCTACCTGAGCGGGGGCCGTCTGGTGGTCGAGCGCCGGGTCAAGGACGGCGAGCGCGTCACGCGGGGCGACGTGCTGATGACCGTCACCGGCCCCACGCGGGACCTGCTGACGGCCGAGCGGACCGCGCTCAACCTGCTCACCCACCTGTCCGGCGTCGCGACCCTCACCGGGCGCTGGGTCCGGGCCGTGCGGGGGACGGGAGCGCGGATCAGGGACAGCCGCAAGACGCTGCCCGGGCTGCGGGCCCTGGAGAAGTACGCTGTGCGGTGCGGCGGAGGAGTCAACCACCGTATGTCGCTTTCGGATGCCGCGCTGATCAAGGACAATCACGTGGTGGCCGCGGGTGGAGTGGCCGAAGCGTTCCGGGCGGTGCGGGACGCCTACCCCGGCCTGCCGATCGAGGTCGAGGTGGATCGGATCGACCAGATCGAGCCGGTGCTCGCCGAGGGCGCCGAGGAGATCCTGCTGGATAATTTCACCGTGGACGAGCTGGCGCTGGCCGTACGGCTGGTAGACGGCAGGGCACGCCTGGAGTCGAGTGGAGGGTTGACCTTGGAAATGGCCCATGAGGTGGCCGAGACAGGCGTCGACTACCTTGCCGTGGGCGCGCTCACCCACTCGGCACCGGCTCTTGACATCGCATTGGACCTTCGGGGGAATTGA
- the panD gene encoding aspartate 1-decarboxylase: MLRTMLTSKIHRATVTQADLHYVGSVTIDEDLLDAAGLLPGEQVHIVDIDNGARLVTYTIAGPRGSGIVGINGAAARLVHVGDLVIVIAYGRLDDAEARFFRPRVVHVDGGNRIVELGRDLAAAPEPATDLLRGDVLHRPAG, translated from the coding sequence ATGCTCCGCACCATGCTCACATCGAAGATCCACCGGGCCACGGTCACCCAGGCCGACCTGCACTACGTGGGATCGGTGACCATCGACGAGGACCTGCTGGACGCCGCGGGGCTGCTGCCCGGCGAACAGGTGCACATCGTGGACATCGACAACGGCGCCCGGCTGGTGACCTACACGATCGCCGGTCCCCGTGGTTCCGGGATCGTCGGCATCAACGGCGCCGCCGCCCGGCTCGTCCACGTGGGCGACCTGGTGATCGTCATCGCGTACGGCCGGCTCGACGACGCCGAGGCGAGGTTCTTCCGGCCCAGGGTCGTCCACGTCGACGGCGGCAACCGGATCGTCGAGCTCGGCCGGGACCTCGCCGCGGCTCCGGAGCCCGCCACGGATCTCCTGCGCGGTGACGTGCTTCACCGGCCGGCGGGCTGA
- the panC gene encoding pantoate--beta-alanine ligase: MDVIVAGDRAELAEARRALGIGGGSSPAKAALALVPTMGALHEGHRSLMRLAREKAEHVAVSVFVNPLQFGPNEDFSRYPRTFDADLEVCAAEGVSMVFAPAAEDMYLPDRQVGVSAGKMGTAVEGAFRPGHLDGVLTVVIKLFNLVQPDVAVFGQKDAQQLAMIRRMVTDLDLPISVVGAPTVREADGLALSSRNRYLSPEDREAAPALSRALSAGAAQRTPEEIRRAAHAVLAAEPAVAVDYLVLVDPSTFAEVGEDHRGEAVLAVAAKVGSTRLIDNVTVTL; the protein is encoded by the coding sequence ATGGACGTGATCGTGGCGGGTGACCGCGCGGAGCTGGCCGAGGCGAGGCGGGCGCTGGGGATCGGCGGCGGGTCGTCTCCGGCGAAGGCGGCCCTGGCGCTGGTGCCGACCATGGGCGCGTTGCACGAAGGACACCGTTCGCTCATGCGGCTGGCCCGGGAGAAGGCCGAGCACGTGGCCGTGAGCGTCTTCGTGAACCCGCTGCAGTTCGGCCCCAACGAGGACTTCTCCCGCTATCCCCGGACCTTCGACGCCGATCTGGAGGTCTGCGCCGCTGAGGGTGTGAGCATGGTGTTCGCCCCCGCCGCCGAGGACATGTATCTACCGGACCGGCAGGTCGGCGTCTCGGCAGGGAAGATGGGCACGGCCGTCGAGGGGGCGTTCCGGCCGGGTCACCTCGACGGCGTGCTGACCGTCGTGATCAAGCTGTTCAACCTGGTCCAGCCGGACGTGGCCGTGTTCGGACAGAAGGACGCCCAGCAGCTCGCGATGATCCGCCGGATGGTCACCGACCTCGACCTGCCGATCTCCGTCGTCGGGGCGCCCACGGTCCGGGAGGCGGACGGCCTGGCGCTGTCCAGCCGCAACCGCTACCTGTCCCCTGAGGACCGCGAGGCGGCACCGGCCCTGTCACGGGCGCTGTCCGCGGGGGCCGCGCAGCGCACGCCGGAGGAGATCCGCCGGGCCGCGCACGCCGTGCTGGCGGCGGAGCCCGCGGTGGCCGTCGACTACCTGGTCCTGGTGGACCCGTCGACCTTCGCGGAGGTCGGCGAGGACCACAGGGGTGAGGCGGTCCTCGCCGTGGCCGCCAAGGTCGGCTCCACCAGGCTGATCGACAACGTGACGGTCACCCTCTGA